TTACGTGGACCTTCCGAACCGCCTGATCTCATCCAAAACGAACCTGACACTTGAGATTTGGTACACCGTAACCGCCACTCGCAACTGGCAGCGGCTCTTTGATTTCGGGCGCATGAATATCGCGGGCAGCGGTCCCGGAGCTGAGCAGGGCGAGGTTGTGCCCAACGCGGTCAGCGCTCCTGGCGGGACTTCATCAAGTGACAATCTCATGGTTGCCATCAACCGCGGAACCTCTCCCAACACGCAGCGGCTCGCTGCGCGATTAAACGGCGCGGCCGAGGTTGCTGCCGACAGCGGGTTCAGCGTTGCCAATGGCAATCAGTATCATTTTGTCCTGGTCGTGGAAGACGGCGCCGGTTCGTTTGGTTCGGGAGGCATGCAAATTCGCGGATATCACAATGGAACCCTCGTGCAGAGCGTCGATGCTGGATTCAAGCTGGCGAGCATTGAGGATGTGAACAACTGGCTTGGGCGTTCGCAATTCAGCGGCGACAGCCAGTCGAGCATTTCCTACAACGAAGTCCGCCTTTACGATCACGCGCTCTCGCCGCAGGAAATTGTCAGCAGCCGCACCGCTGGTCCGGAACCTGCCGCGCCGGCTGCCGCGAACGACGCGGTGACGTTGCGGCATGGACACAAGGTCAGGGTGCCTGTTCTCGCCAACGACAGCGGAGGTCTCTTCCCTGGAAGCGTGAACGTCACGGCCCTGCCGGAGTTTGGATCCGCGGTGCCGACTGCGAATGGAGAAATCCTCTATGCCCACACGAACGGCACGGCTGAACAGGATTCCTTCAGTTACACCGTCAGTGGCATTGGCGGAACTTCGGCGCCTGCGACGGTGACACTTCATTTCTCCACTGACTTGCGGCTGACAAACAACACGTTGAACGTGCCCGCAACACCTCCGCCGACAGCGTTGGAACTGGTCAACGCTTTTCCTGGACTCTCATTCAGCCAGCCTGTCTGCCTGCGCACGCCGCCTGGCGAAACAAATCGTTTGTTCGTCTGTGAGAAGACAGGCCTGGTGCGCGTCGTTCCTGATCTCTCTGCGGCTTCATTTTCTGCCCCGACGTTCCTGAATCTTCCCGCGTTGCTGACTTCGCGGAGTGAAGCTATTTCAACGGGTAGCGAACAGGGCCTGCTTGGCCTCGCGTTTCATCCGGGATATGCCACGAATGGTTTCTTTTTCGTGCATTACTCGGTCGGATCGGGTGGAACCATTTACAACCGCGTATCGCGATTCAGTGTTCAACCCGGCAGCCCAAACGCCGCCGATCCTGCGTCCGAAAGGATCCTCTTTCAGCAGGCGGACACTGCAGGCAATCACAACGGCGGCGACCTGCACTTTGGTCCTGACGGTTACCTGTATGTTTCATTGGGTGACGGCGGGGACCAGAACGATTCCCAGAATCACGCACAGAAGATCAACGACGGGTTCTTCGCCGCAATCGCGCGCATTGATGTCGATCGGCGGCCGGGCAATATCGAGCCGAACCCACATTCGGGGGTGCCGCTCTATTCGGGTTTTGCGGCGTATGCCGTGCCTGTGGATAACCCGTATGTGGGGGCAACGACCTTCAACGGCAGTGCGGTGAATTCAAACTCGGTGCGGACTGAACTTTGGGCCGTGGGTTTTCGCAATCCCTGGCGCATGTCGTTCGACCTGGTCACGAGCAACCTTTGGGTGGGCGACGTGGGGCAGGGAACGTTCGAAGAAGTGAATCTCGTCACGCGGGGCGGCAATTACGGCTGGGCGTTTCGGGAAGGCAACAACAACGGGCCTAAGGCTGCGCCGCCGAATTTCGACACTCTCTACCATTCGCGTCCTCTCTATGTCTATGCGCATGGCGGCGGATCGATGCAGGGCGATTCCATCACGGGCGGCGTGGTGTATCGCGGCACCAGAATTCCCCATCTCTTTGGCGCGTATATTTTCTCGGATTACGTGTCCGGCAACATCTGGTCCCTGCGGCAGACCAACGCAAGCGTGAACGTGGAACGCATTGCGGGCCAGGCGGGGATCGTGGCGTTCGGGATCGATCCCGCCAATAGTGACGTGTTGCTGGCGGACATTAATGGCGGGCGCGTTCTTCGACTCACCTCAGGCACCCCGGCCGGATCCTATCCCCTCACGCTGAGTGAGACCCGTGTGTTTGCGGATGTCAGCGATTTCTCGCCTTCGCCTGGGCTGGTGAGTTACGAGCCCAACCTTCCATTCTGGAGCGATTACGCGGTCAAGAGCCGTTGGTTCATTATTCCCGATGCGACGAACCGCATGACCTGGTCCCGCGAAGATAACTGGATTTTTCCGACCAACCAGATTTGGGTGAAACATTTCGACCTCGAAATGGAACGTGGAAATCCCGCGACGAAGCGGCGGCTCGAAACGCGCCTGCTGGTTCGCAACGCCGATGGTGCTTACGGCGTGAGCTACCAATGGAACGAAGCGCAGACGGAGGCGACGCTCGCGCCGGACGCGGGGGTGGACTTTGCGCTGGTGATCACCAACGGCGGAAACATCCATACACAAACATGGCACATACCGAGCCGCGCGGAATGCATGGCGTGTCACACACCGCAGGCAGGCCACGCTCTTTCGTTCACGACGCGGCAGATGAATCGCGAGGCAACAATGGACGGTTTCACTGGAAATCAGCTCGAGTTGCTGCACGCCGCCGGATACTTCACGAACGAGCCTGAACCTGTCAGCACGCTTCCGCGCCATGCGACCGCCGGGGATATCACTTCATCGCTGGAACATCGTGCGCGATCTTACATCGATGTGAACTGTGCCTACTGCCATCAGCCTGGCGGGACGGGTGGAGGCAATTGGGATGGACGCGCGCGAACACCGCTGTTCCAGACGGGCATGATCAATGGCGATGCAATCAACAACAATGGGGATCCCAACAACAAGTTGATTGTTCCGGGGGATCCTGTGCATTCGGTAATCTGGAATCGCATGGCCTCCACGAATGGGTTCACCCGCATGCCTCCGATCGCAACCAATGAGCGGGACGAAGAGAACATCGCGCTGCTCGCGCAATGGATCCAGGATTTCGGGACGAACCGCCAAGCGTTTGCTGATTGGCAGGTGGCGCATTTTGGATCCACCAACGATCCGAACGGCGGAGTGTCGGGAGACCCTGACCTGGATGGGCGTGTGAATCAGCACGAGTATTTTGCCGGCACCGATCCGCACGCCATCGACAGCACGCCCGATCTGGCGCTGCACGTGGCCCCGGACGGCGCCGCCCTGGTTCAATTCTCGCTCGGCGAGAACGCCGCCGCGCGGGTGCAGACATCCACCAACCTGTTGGATTGGGAAATTTGGAACGCAGCCGGCAACAATGGCATTCCTGGCATTGAGAATCCGCAGAGTGTTGAAGGTGCGGTGACGAATGAAGCCCAGTATTTCAGGCTGCTGCTTAACGAACGGTGAACCAACCCGATGAACATGAACCCTAACATTGCCCTGTCCAGCACGCGTCATTTGCGATGGCGCTCATTGCCGCTCGTGGCATTCCGCTGCGTCTGCAAACTGGTGTGCGGTCTTGCTCTCATTGCGCCAGCAAACCTGACCGCAGCGGAGGCCACCAATTCGCCAGCAGTGGCGGCGGACGGCGTTCTGCCGGTTACCATCAGCATCGACGCCAGCAAGCCGATAGGGCCGATGAAGCCGGTGTGGCGCTTCTTTGGCGCGGACGAGCCGAACTACGCCTACATGAAGGATGGCAAGCGCTTGATTCGGGAGCTGGGTGTGCTGCGTCCGAAGGACGTTTATTTTCGCGCGCACAACCTGCTTTCGACTGGCGACGGAACGCCCGCTTACAAATGGGGAAGTTCAAACGCCTACACCGAGGACGAGAATGGCAAGCCGGTTTACGACTGGACGATTCTCGATCGCATCTTCGATGCCTATCTTGAGCGCAATGTACGGCCCTACGCGCAGATTGGGTTCATGCCGAAAGCGCTATCGATCCAGCCTGAACCCTACCAGCACGAATGGCGGCCCGGCTTGCGTTACGAGAGCATTGCAACAGGTTGGTCCTATCCACCGAAGGATTACGCCAAGTGGGCGGAACTGGTTTTCCAGTGGGTAACGCATTGCGTGGAGCGGTATGGGAAGGAGGAAGTGGAGAAATGGTATTGGGAAGTTTGGAACGAACCCAACCTGCGCTTTTATTGGCAGGGAACGCCCGACGAATTTTACAAGCTCCACGACTTTGCAATCGACGCCGTGCGCAGGGCGCTGCCGACGGCGCGTGTGGGAGGTCCTGATGTGGCGGGCGCGGGTGGGCGTTTCATGGAGGGTTTTCTGCGGCACGTGATCAGCGGAACCAATTACGCAACGGGCAAGCGGGGGACGCCCACGGACTTCCTGGCATTTCACGCAAAGGGCTCGCCGCGATTTGTGGACGGCCACGTGCGGCTTGGCTGCGCACCGCAGTTGACGGAAATCAATCGCGGCTTCGCGCTCATCGCGTCGTTTCCCGAAATGAAGAACACTCCGATCGTCATTGGCGAATCCGATCCTGATGGATGCGCGGCGTGCCAGGGACCGCACCTCGGCTATCGCAACACGACGATGTATTCGAGTTACACTGCGGCCACGTTTGCGCGCAAATACGAGCTCGCGGACCGGCATGGAGTGAATCTGGAAGGCGCTCTCACGTGGGCATTCGAGTTTGAAGACCAGCCGTATTTCGCGGGCCAGCGCGTTCTCGCCAACAACGGGCTCGATCTTCCAGTGATGAACGTGTTCAGAATGTTCAGCCACATGAGCGGACAGCGGGTGGAAGCGAAAAGTTCGGCCTCGGTTGCGCTTGATGACATCCTTCGCCGCGGTGTCGCAGGGCCGCCTGATATTTCCGCGTTGGCCAGCGTTGATAGCAACAAGGTGGCGGTGATGATCTGGTATTATCACGACGACGATCTCCCCGGCCCCGATGCCCAGATCGACATCAAATTGAACCACCTCGCACTTGGAAACGGCGAGGCGAGGCTTACGCATTACCGCATCGATGGACGACACAGCAACTCGTTCGCTGTTTGGAAATCGCTCGGGTCGCCAACTGCGCCGAATGAATCACAATACGATCGCATGTTGAGGGCAGGGCGACTGACGCAGTTGCATGAACCGCAGCAAATCCCTGTGGAAGGCCAGCAGGCAAGCGTCCGCGTTCAACTTCCACGGCAGG
Above is a window of Verrucomicrobiia bacterium DNA encoding:
- a CDS encoding beta-xylosidase, whose translation is MNPNIALSSTRHLRWRSLPLVAFRCVCKLVCGLALIAPANLTAAEATNSPAVAADGVLPVTISIDASKPIGPMKPVWRFFGADEPNYAYMKDGKRLIRELGVLRPKDVYFRAHNLLSTGDGTPAYKWGSSNAYTEDENGKPVYDWTILDRIFDAYLERNVRPYAQIGFMPKALSIQPEPYQHEWRPGLRYESIATGWSYPPKDYAKWAELVFQWVTHCVERYGKEEVEKWYWEVWNEPNLRFYWQGTPDEFYKLHDFAIDAVRRALPTARVGGPDVAGAGGRFMEGFLRHVISGTNYATGKRGTPTDFLAFHAKGSPRFVDGHVRLGCAPQLTEINRGFALIASFPEMKNTPIVIGESDPDGCAACQGPHLGYRNTTMYSSYTAATFARKYELADRHGVNLEGALTWAFEFEDQPYFAGQRVLANNGLDLPVMNVFRMFSHMSGQRVEAKSSASVALDDILRRGVAGPPDISALASVDSNKVAVMIWYYHDDDLPGPDAQIDIKLNHLALGNGEARLTHYRIDGRHSNSFAVWKSLGSPTAPNESQYDRMLRAGRLTQLHEPQQIPVEGQQASVRVQLPRQGVSLLLLEKQ
- a CDS encoding PQQ-dependent sugar dehydrogenase, producing MMRVIVLLFIFLVLSVRPAGAALVNRWSFNNSIGAAPAGTAIVDSISGSNGVVVGTGGTFSGVALAIPGATSGNQTPAAISAYVDLPNRLISSKTNLTLEIWYTVTATRNWQRLFDFGRMNIAGSGPGAEQGEVVPNAVSAPGGTSSSDNLMVAINRGTSPNTQRLAARLNGAAEVAADSGFSVANGNQYHFVLVVEDGAGSFGSGGMQIRGYHNGTLVQSVDAGFKLASIEDVNNWLGRSQFSGDSQSSISYNEVRLYDHALSPQEIVSSRTAGPEPAAPAAANDAVTLRHGHKVRVPVLANDSGGLFPGSVNVTALPEFGSAVPTANGEILYAHTNGTAEQDSFSYTVSGIGGTSAPATVTLHFSTDLRLTNNTLNVPATPPPTALELVNAFPGLSFSQPVCLRTPPGETNRLFVCEKTGLVRVVPDLSAASFSAPTFLNLPALLTSRSEAISTGSEQGLLGLAFHPGYATNGFFFVHYSVGSGGTIYNRVSRFSVQPGSPNAADPASERILFQQADTAGNHNGGDLHFGPDGYLYVSLGDGGDQNDSQNHAQKINDGFFAAIARIDVDRRPGNIEPNPHSGVPLYSGFAAYAVPVDNPYVGATTFNGSAVNSNSVRTELWAVGFRNPWRMSFDLVTSNLWVGDVGQGTFEEVNLVTRGGNYGWAFREGNNNGPKAAPPNFDTLYHSRPLYVYAHGGGSMQGDSITGGVVYRGTRIPHLFGAYIFSDYVSGNIWSLRQTNASVNVERIAGQAGIVAFGIDPANSDVLLADINGGRVLRLTSGTPAGSYPLTLSETRVFADVSDFSPSPGLVSYEPNLPFWSDYAVKSRWFIIPDATNRMTWSREDNWIFPTNQIWVKHFDLEMERGNPATKRRLETRLLVRNADGAYGVSYQWNEAQTEATLAPDAGVDFALVITNGGNIHTQTWHIPSRAECMACHTPQAGHALSFTTRQMNREATMDGFTGNQLELLHAAGYFTNEPEPVSTLPRHATAGDITSSLEHRARSYIDVNCAYCHQPGGTGGGNWDGRARTPLFQTGMINGDAINNNGDPNNKLIVPGDPVHSVIWNRMASTNGFTRMPPIATNERDEENIALLAQWIQDFGTNRQAFADWQVAHFGSTNDPNGGVSGDPDLDGRVNQHEYFAGTDPHAIDSTPDLALHVAPDGAALVQFSLGENAAARVQTSTNLLDWEIWNAAGNNGIPGIENPQSVEGAVTNEAQYFRLLLNER